A region of Neovison vison isolate M4711 chromosome 7, ASM_NN_V1, whole genome shotgun sequence DNA encodes the following proteins:
- the KCNJ1 gene encoding ATP-sensitive inward rectifier potassium channel 1, with product MFKHLRKWFVAHFFGHSRQRARLVSKDGRCNIEFGNVEAQSRFIFFVDIWTTVLDLKWRYKMTIFISAFLGSWFFFGLLWYAVAYIHKDLPEFHPSVNHTPCVENINGLTSAFLFSLETQVTIGYGFRCVTEQCGTAIFLLIFQSILGVIINSFMCGAILAKISRPKKRAKTITFSKNAVISKRGGKLCLLIRVANLRKSLLIGSHIYGKLLRTTVTPEGETIILDQININFVVDAGNENLFFISPLTIYHVIDQNSPFFNMAAETLPQQDFELVVFLDGTVESTSATCQVRTSYVPEEVLWGYRFAPIVSKTKEGKYRVDFHNFSKTVEVETPHCALCLYNQRDARARIKKGYDNPNFNLSEVSETDDTKM from the coding sequence ATGTTCAAACATCTTCGGAAATGGTTTGTCGCTCACTTTTTTGGGCATTCTCGGCAAAGAGCCAGGCTGGTCTCCAAAGATGGAAGATGCAACATAGAGTTTGGCAATGTGGAGGCCCAGTCAAGGTTTATATTCTTTGTGGACATCTGGACAACTGTGCTTGACCTCAAATGGAGATACAAAATGACCATCTTCATTTCAGCCTTCTTGGGGAGTTGGTTCTTCTTTGGTCTTCTGTGGTATGCGGTAGCCTACATCCACAAAGATCTCCCTGAGTTCCATCCTTCTGTCAACCACACCCCTTGTGTGGAGAACATTAACGGCTTGACCTcagcttttctgttttctctggaaACACAAGTGACCATTGGATATGGATTCAGGTGTGTGACAGAACAATGTGGCACTGCCATTTTTCTCCTTATCTTCCAGTCTATACTTGGAGTCATCATCAATTCTTTCATGTGTGGTGCCATTTTAGCCAAGATCTCCAGACCCAAGAAACGTGCCAAGACCATTACCTTCAGCAAGAATGCAGTGATCAGTAAACGGGGTGGGAAGCTTTGTCTCCTAATCCGTGTGGCTAATCTTAGGAAGAGCCTCCTTATTGGGAGCCACATATATGGAAAGCTCCTGAGGACCACAGTCACTCCTGAGGGAGAGACCATTATTTTGGACCAGATCAATATCAACTTTGTAGTTGATGCAGGGAATGAAAATTTATTCTTCATCTCCCCATTGACAATTTACCATGTCATTGATCAAAACAGCCCATTCTTCAACATGGCAGCAGAAACCCTTCCCCAACAAGACTTTGAATTAGTGGTGTTTTTAGATGGCACAGTGGAATCAACCAGTGCTACCTGCCAAGTCCGGACATCCTATGTCCCAGAAGAGGTACTCTGGGGTTACCGTTTTGCTCCCATAGTATCCAAGACTAAGGAAGGGAAATACCGAGTGGATTTCCATAACTTTAGCAAAACTGTGGAAGTTGAGACCCCTCATTGTGCCTTGTGCCTTTATAATCAGAGAGATGCTAGGGCCAGGATAAAGAAAGGCTATGACAATCCCAACTTCAATTTGTCAGAAGTCAGTGAAACAGATGACACCAAGATGTGA